The Glycine max cultivar Williams 82 chromosome 12, Glycine_max_v4.0, whole genome shotgun sequence genome window below encodes:
- the LOC100807195 gene encoding multiple organellar RNA editing factor 1, mitochondrial: MASSLIHLRRTVRALSGVAQSFSVHAASYSVPIRCGVSWSLQSPKGVVQPRSFRSSSISLLSFRSSQRQSNIPDEIGPDTILFEGCDYNHWLIVMEFKDKDNKPSPEDMVRVYEETCAKGLNISLEEAKKKIYACSTTTYIGFQAVMTEEESKKFEGLPGVIFVLPDSYIDPVNKQYGGDQYINGTIIPRPPPVQFGRNQGRRDWNRSPGQYNRQENPVPSPQGNPSYNSQGPMPRGGRNYGPSQNYPPQQNSGQASQNYPPQQNYGPASQNYPPQQNFVRASQNYPPQQNYGQASQNYPPQQNYGQASQNYPPQQNFGQASQNYPPQQNYGQAPQNYPPQQNFDQASQNYPQQQRYGPSSPQYAQQQSFGPPGQGERRNYMPQQNIGRPGQGERRDPVPRHGASEARGDTFTPSYVQDFKSAYKEEFEQAELGNHPAKEQTGSQQRYPPSGPGTFTGEGRY; encoded by the exons ATGGCGTCGTCGTTAATTCACCTCCGCCGCACCGTCAGAGCACTCTCCGGCGTCGCCCAGTCTTTCTCTGTGCATGCGGCATCGTATTCCGTCCCCATTCGGTGCGGTGTTTCATGGAGTTTGCAGTCACCGAAGGGTGTGGTTCAGCCCCGTTCATTCAGGTCAagctcaatttcacttctctcTTTTCGATCCTCGCAGCGGCAGAGCAACATCCCCGATGAGATTGGTCCCGATACCATTCTCTTCGAGGGCTGCGACTACAACCACTGGCTCATCGTCATGGAATTCAAAGACAAGGACAACAAACCCTCTCCCGAAGACATGGTTCGCGTTTACGAAGAGACTTGTGCCAAGGGTCTCAACATCAG TTTGGAAGAGGCCAAGAAGAAAATATATGCGTGCAGCACAACAACTTACATAGGCTTTCAGGCGGTCATGACTGAAGAAGAGTCCAAAAAATTTGAAG GTCTTCCCGGAGTCATCTTCGTGCTACCAGATTCCTATATTGATCCCGTGAACAAACAGTATGgag GAGATCAGTACATTAATGGAACAATTATCCCTCGACCTCCACCAGTACAGTTTGGGAGGAATCAGGGAAGACGAGACTGGAATAGGAGTCCTGGTCAATACAACCGGCAAGAGAATCCAGTGCCAAGCCCCCAAGGGAATCCCTCTTACAATAGTCAGGGACCCATGCCAAGGGGTGGAAGGAACTATGGGCCTTCGCAAAATTATCCACCCCAACAGAACTCTGGTCAAGCATCACAGAATTATCCACCCCAACAGAACTATGGTCCAGCATCACAGAATTATCCGCCCCAACAGAACTTTGTTCGAGCATCACAGAATTATCCACCCCAACAGAATTATGGCCAGGCATCACAGAATTATCCACCCCAACAGAACTATGGCCAGGCATCACAAAATTATCCACCCCAACAGAACTTTGGCCAAGCATCACAAAATTATCCACCCCAACAGAACTATGGTCAGGCACCGCAAAATTATCCTCCCCAACAGAACTTTGATCAAGCATCACAGAATTATCCCCAACAGCAAAGATATGGGCCATCTTCACCACAATATGCACAACAGCAGAGCTTTGGACCACCAGgacaaggagaaagaagaaattaTATGCCACAGCAGAACATTGGACGACCGGGacaaggagaaagaagagaTCCTGTGCCTAGGCATGGTGCTTCAGAGGCGAGGGGTGATACTTTTACCCCATCATATGTGCAGGATTTCAAATCAGCATACAAGGAGGAATTTGAACAGGCTGAGCTGGGGAACCATCCTGCCAAAGAACAGACAGGATCGCAACAAAGATATCCACCTTCTGGCCCAGGCACTTTTACTGGAGAG GGAAGATACTGA